The Xiphophorus maculatus strain JP 163 A chromosome 7, X_maculatus-5.0-male, whole genome shotgun sequence region ATGACAGATTCTGCAACCCAGGTAATATACTTTCAGAGAGCAGTTTAGGTCTGAAAAGCTGGGAACGATGacacttttaatttctttttcaggCTGGTCTTGTAACAAAAGGAACAAAAGGCAAACTGATGGTTGTTTTGGAGTCAGAAGCAGCTTTGACTTGGTGTTTGAAGCTTCCATCTGATGGTTTCATCACacagaaccacagcagagaCTCACAGGATCAAACTGCAGGAGCAGCAGAACCTGATACCAGCTGTAACGGTACTGTGTGGATCTATAACATTAAGCATACAAACATTCAACATTTAACAGGTTTTAGTCTGTTTGATAGGACAAGTTCAACATATGAATGGATTCTTTATGTGATCTGTTTGAATTAATCCGATTGATAAACAATACcaatatatttgtgtttgttttatatttgttctgaaatgtttttgaccaaAAGAATTTAATCAGGTAAATATAACCTGAGTAagtacaaataataattttatcttCATTGTCAAATCACTGGTTGTGTCGCACGTAGCAGCTAAAActtctttctgatttttataaATCCAAAGCCTGCAATGCTTTATATGTTGTTTGGGTATGTTCtgtgaaaatctaaatttttcatttgtctttgAGTAAATTTTGTAGACCAGAAGGTTTAACCATTGTTTCATGCTTTCTCCCAGTCAATTCATTCATGTTAACATAGAAACCAGAAATGTTTTACCTAAAATTTAAAGGAAGTAATTCTATGTTCAGTTTGCATTTTTGCTTAAAGACAACaaggagaaaaaatacaataattattttaaaatgaacaatatCCAAAAATCAGTGTGCCATATGAACACAAACAGTTTGTGGCTTTATTAAATTCAAACCCCTTTTAGTTCAttcactaaaaaatatttttatttcaaacccTTTAAGAGGAAACTTTGCTTcacttgttttcctttaaataacCCTAAATAGGAAAACACTGTATTAATTTCTTCACTACCTTTAAGCCGAACATTCAGTAAAATAATGAACCTGTGTGAAGGTAGACTGTTGCCTGTGTgttccaaaatggctgccatgaCAGAAAAAACCTACTTATACAATCTATGTCGTGTAACATACTGGACTGGAAAGTTTTAATACACAATGTTCTACATCCATCTTTCTCtctgaaacaaatttaattgCAAAACCAAACAATACTTTTATTCTTCCTCCATTTTTAAGTAACTATTTTAATAGCATCATTCACAAAATTTGTTCAATTACCTTTATAAAATctcaacagaaacatttcaccACCATGaacttttggtaaaaaaaaaaaaattaaaaaaaatcatccattttaaaaatgctttaacaaTCAACTCCTTAAACTTCACATTcatcaaattcaaataaaattcatatgTAAACTTTGAAATTACTTGAGGTTGAGGAAATTGACCTCCCTTTTTCTCTTAAATTCAAATACACATAATGTTTACATAAATGAAAGAggctaaacaaaaacaacaacaacatttttgcagtaaataaaatacttgTTGTAAATGACTTGCTTTAGAACTGTTTTAGGCATCTTAAGTCAATTCTACCCAAGGTTTGGTGGAAGAATAGTCATGCCATTTATAAACATTATCTATTTTATGCTGTAAAACATCTGGAAGTGGTTTAACTTGAACAACGAAAGTCCATCTGCTGAattgaaaatgcaaaataagtcaacaagaaaattctattggttttaactcagaaattaaagttcatgaagttgatttaacaacaacaGACAAGATGTccaaacagaattttttttttcaaatttattttggatcatgagttttaacttaatgctgcaatttaaaccaaataattatttcacattgtGCAACTGCCCTCACCTAGTTAAAGAGCACACATTTATCTATTACTTTGCTCACATTATCAAGTTAAAACAACTACTTATTTTACTTCagaataatataaataatataaacagtttcaaattgcatgaactTCATTTCTGACCTgatgaggaattttattaaacatcacagtGATTTCTActcagaaacattttgtgtgaacagaacattatcctcaagctttaaaataaacatttgctgtACAaaagtcagatcaatgtaacgcacTTCCATCTCACTCACGGTGCAACACAGGATACAAAAATACGCCTCTAACTACTTGGAGATAGTTCCCACTTTTGTCTTTTACTTCTTTgagttttttaagtgctaatcCAAAGAGCcaagtttattcaactcttgtagatttgactaaattaataaaaggtTAACACAACTTAATGTGTAAGTTTAtgtttcacaaactcacacatttagattataaataaataaataaataaaagatagtTGGTAACTAAATGCAGCTTAAATCTTTTACACTGTAGGTGACACAGGAAAGACACACATTAACTGAGGCCTACTCAAAACAATCATGATCCgtctaatattttaacatgcgCTAAAGTTAAACATAATTGAAACTAgcataattaaactaatatttcCAACATCctgaaaagaaattacaaaatatcCAAAGATCTCACTATCTAGCTCAAATTTTTTCcttaagaaatttatttttacacatttggtGAGGATGAAAATTTTCActctaaaaatgtgaaatttttaatGTACAAACTCTTCAAGTAATGCTCATCTGgaaaatttgaagaaattatGTCTTAGCAAACTGGTGGGGCAACTGTGGAAGTCTATATCATAAAATGCCAACAGagtggagaaaatattttactaacaGACGTCTGACTAACACCCCTATCAGCACTTATCTAATTGTTTAATGGAGCTTCAGATGcatattctttgtttttacaggcTTACCCAAAAGTCAGGTGGCAGTAGATATGTTAATGAAACAAGAAGAAACCAAAGACCTGCTGAACAACCATCACAGAAACGGAAAAGGATATGTTGTTGTCGACTGTGGAGGTAACTGTTACTCATGATTATTCAAACAATTGACAAGTTAAACACTAACCGACATTTTGATGTGTTATGATGACACTTGGCATCTTTACACTGTGTTGTGtcttctatgactttgtatttttgtgtttttattatgaaaacactttgaactggcttgttactgaaatgtactatacaaataaatttcaCTGATTGAATTTTAGAAGGTTGGAATCAACAAGATCCCATTTCAAAGAGCGGATAAGTGAAAATCAGCTCAGCTCCACAGTCACATGGATGATAATGGGAGGGTGTGAGGTGGGAAGGAGCATTATGTTTACATATCTTCAAGGAGATTGGACATATGCAGCCCAGGCAACACGGGAAAAGCCAATTCAGATACAAAATGTCTTAGGGCGGGTAGATAATAAATTTCACTCTTCCCTAAAGGCTCTCTGATGCATCTCAGTTGCATAATTATCCAAATTAGTTTGGTTGTTCCACTGAGCGGAAACTAGCAACTTCTCCAAGATCAATTCCATTCCGTTAGTGAGTGTTGGAGTCATCAGCTGGGCTGCAAGTCTCGCATCCAACTTGAGTCTCTGTACATACCAACAGCCTGAGTGTTGAGAGATCAGTTGACCGGCTCCATGATTTGTAGATTTGGAAGATGTGCAAAGAAAGgcaacaaaaatatagaaaaagacaaaaacagagcaagcaggGCAGGCAAGGGCAGGGAGGGAGCAGagcaaaaaagtgtttgcctTCATTGAGAGCAAGACAAAAAGAAGACCTGAGagatctggaaggttgatgcaGCAACAGCTAGTGTTGTAGTCAAAACTGTCTAACACAAGACCGAGGCAAGACCAAGACCATTAGGGTCCGAGACCAAGTCGAGACCAAGAATGGTGCACCacgctacatgacacaataaaatgtgaaatataatCAAAACTGTTTCCGAATGTGATTTGGAAAGATCCACATTCTCAttaaaacacctagatattaaatgtttagaagtgaaataaattgaaCCAATATCACTATCAATTCAAACTCttcattctgctttgcttccatcTCTGTGCCACAATCTGTGGAGGTCTCCTGCCATCCCTATAAAGATAACAACCTGAGCATTTGCCCATATCACCCATGTGAGAAACCACCACTGTCTGCACTATAAAACATAGCGATTAATGTAATACCCTAACAGTAAACAACACTCAACTATGAACCCTAACCAAGGGGCAACAAGCAAGAAGTAACCAAGCACAACGTGCGCACCATGAATGTTCTCACTCTGTCTCCTGCTGCATGAAGCCAGGCAGCGCACAGTGATGTAATACCTTCCACCATGACAGGTGACGAAAACAATCAAAGAGCTATGAGGATGCTCTTACGTtcttgggttttatttatttgcttttaaaataaatatcaatgtatataattaaataaaaacaataatagctACTGCAGTGTACGCAGAgcattacaagaacaaagaacggctctcagtgaggctccAGTTCTATCTTCTTAAGTAAAGAGAAGTTCAGAAGACTCGGATCGTTTGTGAATGTCACATCACTATATAGCAGACTTTTGGACACAATGTTGTCCCATATATGCGACACCTCAGTCAACACCGCCGCACAATAATTCAGTGCAGTGAGTGACAACATTTTTTCATAGCAAATGTAATTTGTCCCTGCACAGCTAGCTTTGCAGGGACATTAATAGGGATTTTAATCTGTGtgttttgcatccagtgaaaacaagGATGTTAACAAATTACCTGGACAAGATGCTGGTAATTTATTGACATTTCCATAGTTGTGGTCTTGACCAGTCTCGAAATAAAATCCCGAGTCCCCATCGCCCGAGACCAAGACAAAACTGAGACCAAATGCAGTCGAGTCCGAGACGAGACCCAGACCATGAAAAAATGGTCTCAAGACTATAACACCAGCAatagcagatctttaatgtattgtgctatgctgttcagtgatttttaaataacactattttaaagtctactctctgagctacagggagccagtgtagggactttggAACTGGgatgatgtgctctatctttctggttttagtcagaatgcTCAAACAGAGGATTTTtcaaacagaggaagaaaagattGAATAATTGTATAGGAGACAAATCTAAAAAACCTTTGCATTGACACTAAAAATACTACGACATGTATTGATTATAACTTTTTGAGTGTTTGTTGAATGTGtaactcattttttatttaggtttatCCATTAATCAATTCTCTTACTGTTTGTAAACAGATGAAACAATTGACTTCACTGTTCACAAAGTTATGGAAGGAGGATCCCTCAAGAAGCTGTATGAGGCCCCTAAAAACGAACTGGGAGGACAAACTGtggacaaaaaatttaaattgtttctgAAAGAAATTTTCTCTAATGGAGTCTGGGATGAATACGAACAAAGCTTCCCCAGTGAGGTTCAGAAAATCATGTATGATTTTATGTGTCTTAAACAGCTGGATGAAGATGTTCAGATCAACTGTCCATTTAACTTGGGAATGTTGATTGAGGAACATAAAGAGACTAAAACGTTCTTTGATTCAGTGGAAGGAGCTTCCTGGGATGATGGATCTATCAGAATCTCCAGAAAGAAACTGAGATCTTTCTATGATGAGAGTCTGCAGGGAATCACCAAGAGCCTtggagaaatattaaaaaaagatctcAACATTGGTTATATTGTGTTGGTGGGGGGTTTGGCTGAGAACCAGATTCTACGTCAGCACATCACTGATCAGTTCGAACATCAGTATAAAGTCCTGTGTCCTCTTAGACCCCAGGAAGCGATTCTGAAAGGAGCCGTAGAGTTGGGGAGAAACCCAAAGTTGGTGGAGTCTCAGAAAAAACATCCAGCTtggttgaatttcttttttgagaattttaaagagtaaaaaaatgtgtttcttactGTACTTTAACCGTGTACTGTACTGGTAACAGTGTTCAGTATCTAGGAAACCAGGTGTAAagaagtttggtttttttggtcAGCCTCTTTAttaacacatacagtatatcatcACCATACTACATGTGCATGTGTCATTGGATTTAATCAAATTAAGGAAATAAGAGGCATACTTTCAGAATTAACAGTCATCTGCTGCTGGAAAATTCTCCAAACAATACTTTCTGTACAGTTACTATTTTCTGCTGTCAATTTATGTATCACTCTTTAAccttttttgttatgtttgagGAGAGTCTGCAAGCCTCAATAACTGATCTTTGAACTTCTTTTTGAACTTGATGTGACATGCTaagattttatctttttgtgtAAAGTGATATTTAAATCCATCATTTGTACATGACTGCTATAACTATCCAataaaaattttgcaaaaaaaattgtttggaaTTGAAGAAGGAGATGATCTGggaattttttgattttgtctcTGTTCTCTGATTTTCTCTCTCAACTGTTCTTTCTGTATAATTAGGCCTTCCACTGATCCACTTTCAGTAGTATGTATTCCTCTTTGAGTGTCAGTAATTACTTTCAATCAAGAAACAGATTCTTCAATCAAGATGGAGGCTCGGATGTCTTTTCctgaacatttctgttcagttttttattgaggAGAAAACGGAGATAGCTgttcgttacctagcaaccaaatcAACAGAAGCAAGACAGTGACAGAACCAgttcctaaaaaaaaagatttcctcaATCCAAATAAATTATAACTCGCacttaaatatgtttcacttaAGCTTTTGTAATTATATACAATcatgttaaatttaattaataatcatCATCATATAAATTATGCTTAACATATAATTGTAAATCAGTCACTTATGATGCAAATTATACTTAACAACAAATAAGTGTAAAGAAGTCACAAGAGGTGCTTCATCTTTTGTCTGTCATCTATCATTTCTTGCCTACTTTCTGTTTCAGGTTCAAAATTGGCTTTTGGGGGAATTCGTGTCTGTGTTTtagtaagttttgttttattaaatcagcCTGACTCCATACTTTAACTGCATTTGACTCCAACAATTTCTACAATATCACTAAAGTTTGccatttggaaacatttgttcCTTCACGATCTGAAAAGTCAGATCTTCCACCTCAAAGATCTCCCCTGCAACTCAACCTTAATAAAATGATAGTATATTATGTTTTCCATGCACATAGTGCAACAGTATAGTACAATCaattaactatgttacctttaattcttataaaaatgccttatatattaaatatgactaaaaagaaattttacttacTGATTTAATGCTTTTAAGATGgacctctgtctttttaaaaactcctgttctttTGAAACTCTGCCtgcaggaagtcatcacatgtCTCCTCTATTAAACCTTGAACAACATTGTTTCctgtgttgcactgagaagtagctcgctTTTTTAAATTCGCAGTTGTTCAgctccaccagatgtttgctaatatctgctggctagtctgaaggagctgaatgtgAGACTTGCAGGGGAGATTTGCTCTTTGAGGTGGAAGATTGGAAACTggagctctgaggaggagctacACCTCGAAGGTGTTGCTAGGTTAgtccaggtgttttgcacagctgaatggttgccatggagattaaaggatttttcacacatctgtgaattaatcaaattaacactccaagtatgttttgGATGAGGAAGCAACATtgtaacatgatataaagctcaataAAGTCATTTGTTCacaatgctgcccctttaaatccAAAAACTAGTACAGAGGAAATAACAGCTTAAACTTACCAGACCTGCAACCACATTTTGGTCTGGCATATTCAAAACTTTATCAGATACGTTCCGCACAGAGTTGAGGCTGGACCCACTTCTGATTGTACTCGGAGTTTCTGTTCAGCTTTCTCAATTTAATAAATACCAACGACAATTATTATCTTATGCCTTTATCATAGGAAAAAAGCTAGTATTGAGAGGTTCCATCAGTTAAATTGTGGCTGGAGGAACTGGTAAGGCTCTCTCATCTGGAAAGAATACATTTCTCATTAGCAAATAACTTAAAGCGATTCAATAGAACTTGGCAACCCCTTTGGCAATATATTGATAACTCTATTTGTAGagaatttgatttgattctcGGTGTGATACGATGTAAGTCCTAGGGAAAGGGGAGGAGGGTCTAGAGAATGTCCTTgtttatttatgtcatttttgttttgttttgattttgtattgtctttatgttttatgcTCACATCAAAAAGAGGACAAATTTGTATTGTTGATGTTTCAATTTTTATGTCTGATTCctcaataaaacagtttgaaaactgAACTTACCAGACCTGCTGAATTACTCCACCTAAACAGAAGAGGCCCAGCAGGTGACAAAAACCTTTTGAtcttcatcttttatttaaagtaacaaatgctagaacttttaaaaagaaccctgctaaattattttatcacattaagGGTTATTATTATACATTTGCACATGCAATTGTACATCCataaattatttactactaatgTTGTGTAGCTGTTGATGTCataattaatgtaaataatgtttttatgaggAAAAGTAGGAAAATTGCTAACAAAGATCAAATTACACAATTTGGTAATTTGAGCCTGCAAGCAGCCCAAGTTAGAATGGCCTAGATCTATCTAAAGTCTAGATCTACTAACACAGAGAGCAGCTCAACTTGTATGGTCACagtgagttttgttttcactgtggAACTTTAATGATGTTCGATATCCAAACAAAAATCTCACAATATCACAAGTCTATAAGAGATATTTATACACAATTATATGAGTGGTAgaaataaatgtcagaaattaATCTGAGTATATAAATCTCTTTTAAAGATTAGACTAAAGTTTCTGCATGTGAAACCAACCTTTCCTGTCTGAGCAGATAAACGGCTCCAGGGAGGAGGAGctgacagataaaaaaagagttGTTAACTTTCCCACTGGtattctggttttcatcctgacTTGCAGAACACGATCCTACAATGGGTGACTCCTTTGTTATAGCCTTAGACTTTGGTACTGCTTACAGTGGATATGCCTTCAATATCACAACCAGCGAGCAAGAAAGTGATCCCAGATTAAAGAGTTGGGGAAAAGACCACGGACTGGACACCCCAAAGACTTCAACCTGCATCCTGTTTGATCAAAATGAAGAATTTGTGAAGTTTGGATATGAAGCCAAAACCACATATATCAAAATGAGAGGAGAAGAAGCaaagaaacattatttcttTGAAGGATTCAAGATGGCTCTCTATGGCAAAGTAagtaaagatttaaatatttattcttaatattttctgaCTACTGCTCAAGGTATCTGAGGAAGGGGTGGAGTCTATCCCAACAGACACTGAGTAAGATGCCTGTGTAGGacctaaatgaaaatgtatgttaCACAGTCTATTTAGTACATTAAGTAAGGTCTAAACTCCTGTCTTTTCCACACACTAAAACAGAAGCTTGTGGTGAGTTGAGTAAAATCACAGGAAACATAATATGTGATATTTTATTACTTGTTGTTAATTGTTAGCAGAGCAGATGAACTGAAAACATGTAGGCTGCTGAAAATTACAGTTTAAAGTAATTTCTATATTGTTCCCAGTGTAAAGCCAAAATTTTTTTCATAGAAGTAATAagattagaaaaatgttttctgtggaaAATCTGCCTATTTCACAAACCTGGAAGTAAAAGCAGTGTGTTTGTTAGTGTTGTGTACACAAAAAAACCACTGCATTGGatgattttacacattttcaatgAAGttgaaaataactaaatttcatgtttaataacaaattttctcataattgtGATTTTCTAGGATCTTAACAAGAACCTTAAGATTAAAGCAGCAAATAATAAGGAAATGACGGCTCTGAAGGTTTTCTCTGAGTCCCTGAGATTCCTGAAGGATGACGCACTGAAAACAATCAACTCCAAGGCACCAGGACAGAATTTCATTGCCTCTGACTTCACCTGGGTTCTGACGGTTCCTGCCATCTGGGATGAGTCAGCAAAACAGTTCATGAGAGAAGCTGCAACTCAGGTAACATCAGGTTTTACAAAAACCAATAAAGTTCTGAAATGTTCAGCATTGATTATATTATATTTCTCTTCCAGGCAGAAATTGTAACTGAAGGAACTGAAGACAAACTGATGATTGCACTGGAACCAGAAGCTGCTTTAGTCTGGTGTAAGACGCTTCTATCAGATGGTTTCATCACACAGAACCACAATAGTGTCTCACTGGATCAGACTCCAGGAGCTCAGACTATTATTGTTGATTGTGGAGGTAAGTGTGTGTAAATCTGATACAGTTTATAGTAAAACCTTTACTAGTGACAGTATTGTTGTAGAAGACTAACAATTATCTACAATATGGAAAGTTTTATCACATGTTGTGGGTTTCAGGAGGAACTATTGACATCACTGTTCACAAAATCCTGAAAAGAGGAGCCTTAAAGGAGCTGCACAGAGCCTCTGGGAATAACCTGGGAGGAAAAACTGTGGACAGAAAGTTCAAAGAGTTTCTGAGAGAGATATTCACTGATGGAGTCTGGGATGAATATGAAGAAACTTATCCCAGTGAAGTTCAGAGAATGATATTTGATTTTAGTCGTCTCAAACAGGTTGATGAGGATATTGAGATCCCATGTCCATATAATCTGGGGAAACTGGCCCGGAAAAAGAAAGCCATAGAAAAGTTCTTTGAGTCAGTACAAGGAGCTTCCTGGAATAACGGAGTCATCAAAATCTCCAGAGAGAAACTGAGATCTTTCTATGATGAGAGTCTTCAGGGCATGACCAAGAGTCTCaaagaaatattagaaaaagaTCTCAAAATTGACTTCATTCTCTTAGTGGGGGGGTTCGCAGAAAGTAAAATACTACAGAAGCACATTAATGAAGAGTTTGAAGCAGAATATAAAATCCTGTGTCCTGTTAGACCTCAGGAAGCGATCCTTAGAGGAGCTGTAGAGTTTGGAAGAAACCCAAAGATAGTGACATTTCGGAGAAGTCGCTTTACTTATGGGGTGGCCGTGTTAAAAAAGTTTGATGAGTCTGAACATAAACAAGAGAAGAAACTCATAGCTGATGGAAAAGAGTGGTgtaaggacatttttaaaatactgctggAAGTAGGTCAAGATGTAGCCTGGGATGAAACCAGAGAGCATTTCCTTAATGCAGCAGATCCAAAACAGACACAGATGAGTGTTAGATTGTTCaggactgaaaaaaaaaatccagaatatGTAGATGATAGTGGGGTGGAAGAAATAGGTTCATTTGTAGTTAAACTATTTGATTCTAAAACAAATCAAGAACGTAAAGTGAAAATAGAACTAAATTTTGGCTCAGCGATTAGAGCAACAGGGACTGACTTGAATACTGGAAAGAAAAGCACACTTAAATTTGAGTTCAAGaatgtctgaaacatttataataTCACACTGCAATGGTTTACAGTTGAAGGTTGATGTCATACCACAGGCCATAATGGTTTTATCTTATTTGTAATGACTATCAGCttgttttgtgttcatgttcacatttttacttttcacttttaGAAAACGAAGAACATATTGATTTGAGTATATTATATAGCAGAAacctgttttctgtgttctttaactttgcttttatctttgtcttttgtttgcTGCAATATATTACTAAACCTTGTGTCATAAAATGGTTAGTTGGGTGGTCAGGATTAGATGCGGTGGACCCAGGTTGTAGTGGAAAATTATggttttaatgaacaaaaagtgAACAGAAATCCAGACACGGGTAGCACTAGAAGAGATGACAGAGGGACAACGCAGCGAGGACAATGACACAAGAAAACTATAACGTACGATAATACTCGAAAAGGATCCGACGggaaaacacagacacaggtgAGTATGAGGAGAGGAGATAATCAagggaacgagacacagctgAAAACAATAACATGGGGTCAGGGGCgcaactacatactttctgaggAGTATGCGAACATGTCATGGATTTCACTGTAATTGTTTAGCCTGGAATGTGTGTCTTTCCACTACCATCTGTATTTATGCCAGAGGTTTTACTTCTAAGGACGGTGTAGCAtcgggtggacattttaaaaagatgtgggttgatagcagctcaccaCGGCTCCGTCTCTAAGCAACCATGACCACAGGGTGAGTTTGTGGGGTTTGGGGAGGGGGGTTCTATTTAGGTCCTGCAATTTAtttgaccttaatatttcctgtgttttgttttggtcgtTATTATTCCAATTATTATTGAGATGAGTGTGATAGGTGTGTCTACCACACactctcttgttgatacactgagcacccgaggccgtttcagccggcgttccagccggcgcacccgagggaattccagccggcgcacctgaggccgtttcagccggcggtccagccggcgcacccgaggccgtttcaGCAGGCGTTCCTGCCGGCACACCCAAACCCGTTCCAGCCTCCGAACCCGTTCCAGCCTCCGAACCCGTTTCAGCCGGCTCACCAgagaccgagactcccagtgttccgaccgagactcccagtgttcctcccgagaccgagaccctctgcgttcctcccgagacccggaccctctgcgttcctcccgagacccggATCCCCTGCGTTCCTCCCGATACCCGGACCCCCTGCATTCCTCCCGAGACCCGGACCCCCTgtgttcctcccgagacccggaccccctgcgttcctcccgagacccggaccccctgcgttcctcccgagacccggaccctctgcgttcctcctgaaacccggaccctctgcgttcctcccgagactcCTCGTCAttgcctccagcgccgcggacggcccgcgaccacctccgtggttcctgCCTCCAGCGCCACGGACGACCGCcggacgaccgccggaccacctccgtggttcccgcctcctttgcctccgcccaccctgtgggtagttttttgtttgttttggactcTTAGCCCTTCCTgcgcctccgcccacccttgtgtttttttttttttttgggcgtctggtagccgcccttgggggggggggtattgtcaggatctgtgtttttctgtgtttatttagagttttccttgtccttgagtctcttcgttgtcctctcctccccttgattgttcccaggtgtgtctcgtttctgtgattaccctccagtgta contains the following coding sequences:
- the LOC102236810 gene encoding heat shock 70 kDa protein 12A-like, producing MGDSFVIALDFGTAYSGYAFNITTSEQESDPRLKSWGKDHGLDTPKTSTCILFDQNEEFVKFGYEAKTTYIKMRGEEAKKHYFFEGFKMALYGKDLNKNLKIKAANNKEMTALKVFSESLRFLKDDALKTINSKAPGQNFIASDFTWVLTVPAIWDESAKQFMREAATQAEIVTEGTEDKLMIALEPEAALVWCKTLLSDGFITQNHNSVSLDQTPGAQTIIVDCGGGTIDITVHKILKRGALKELHRASGNNLGGKTVDRKFKEFLREIFTDGVWDEYEETYPSEVQRMIFDFSRLKQVDEDIEIPCPYNLGKLARKKKAIEKFFESVQGASWNNGVIKISREKLRSFYDESLQGMTKSLKEILEKDLKIDFILLVGGFAESKILQKHINEEFEAEYKILCPVRPQEAILRGAVEFGRNPKIVTFRRSRFTYGVAVLKKFDESEHKQEKKLIADGKEWCKDIFKILLEVGQDVAWDETREHFLNAADPKQTQMSVRLFRTEKKNPEYVDDSGVEEIGSFVVKLFDSKTNQERKVKIELNFGSAIRATGTDLNTGKKSTLKFEFKNV